The DNA region TTCCGAAAAGCTTCGGAAGAATCAGTTTACGATCGCCGATTTCGCCGAACAGCTGGAAGGGCTCAAGAAGATGGGGTCGTTCGAACAGTTGATGGAGTATTTGCCGGGCGGCGCGCAAATGAAACAGGCGCTGGCGGGTGGGGTTCCGGAAAAAGAGTTCAAAGTTTTTGAATCGATCATACGATCGATGACGCCGCGGGAGCGCACGAATCATCAGATCATCGACGGCAGCCGGCGGAAGCGGATTGCGTCGGGGAGCGGGACGTCGGTTAAGGAAGTGAATCGGTTTTTGAAACAATTTTTGGCGGCGCGAAGTGTCGCGTCGCGAATCGGGCGGCTAGGAGCGGCGGGGATTCGCCGCGGCGGCCTTTTCCCAAAATAGGCAGAGAAAGGAAGAGTCTATGGCAGTGACCATTCGATTGACGAGAACAGGAAAAAAGAAACATCCGAGCTACCGAATCGTTGTGGCGGACGAACGCCGAAAGAGGGACGGACGCGTGATTGAAGCGGTCGGATTGTACAATCCGCGTAAGGAAGGTGAAAACCTGACGCTCGACCGGGCGCGGCTCGAATATTGGGTCGGCAAGGGTGCCCGGCCCTCGGCTACGGTCGCCCGATTGATCAAACGAACTCCGGCTCCGGCGCCCGTGAAGGCGTAACCGAGTCTCGGTGAAATGCCATGTTGAAAGACTTGATCGTCTTCATCACGAAGAACCTGGTCGACCATCCCGATGACGTGAACGTCAACGAGGTGGCGGGCGAGCAAACCTCGGTTTTCGAGTTACGGGTGAATCAGGAAGATTTGGGAAAAATCATCGGAAAACAAGGACGCACGGCGCGCGCATTGCGAACGGTTCTAAGCGCCGCGGGCGTGAAAGAGAACAAACGGATCGTTCTGGAGATCATGGATTGACGTCGGACGTCTCGAAATGGGTCCCGGTCGGGAAAGTGGGGAGGGCCAAGGGCCTGCATGGAGAACTGCGTGTGGAACTCTTCAACCCCGGCTCCGAGATTCTGACACGGGTGGACGACGTTCGAATCGGCACGTCGCCGGAACGGACGGAATCGTATGTACTGGATCATGTGTCGCTTCAAGCCTCCCGAATCGTCGTGCGTTTTGAGGGTGTGGAGACTCGGAATGACGCCGAGAGGCTGACGAACCAGACAATCTTTGTCGCCCGAAGCAAGTTCCCTGCGCTAGCCGCGGGAGAGCACTATTGCGTGGATCTGATCGGTCTGCCGGTCGTGACCCCTTCCGGGAAAGTCGTGGGGACGCTTCGTGAAATTTGGCCGACCGCCTCCAACGACATTTACGTCGTCGACGCCGCCTCGGGAGAAATTCTTCTTCCGGCCACGAAGGATGTCATCGTAAAGGTCGATATGGATCACGGAAGAATCGTGGCGAATCCGCCGGAGACTTCGAATGAAGTTTGACGTCATCACGATCTTTCCGCAGATCTTCGAGTCCCTTCGAGTCAGCGAAATTTGGAAACGGGCCGAGAGTGCCGGACGGATTGAATTCGGAGTTCACGATCTTCGGGCGTACGCCGAGGACAAGCATCAGACCGTCGACGACGTTCCGTTCGGAGGAGGCCCCGGCATGGTACTCAAAATCGAACCGCTGGTTCGGGCGGTCGAAACAATCGCCGCGGTTCCGGGGCGGAAGGTGTTGTACGCCTCTCCTCAGGGGCGGATTCTGACTCAGTTCTGGGTTTCGGAACTGGCCCAAGTTCCTCAGTTGGTGGTCGTGGCCGGCCGTTACGAGGGAGTCGACGAGCGTTTTGTCGAAGGCTGGGTCGACGAGACCTTTTCGATCGGGGATTACGTTGTGGCCGGCGGAGAACTTCCGGCCATGGTTTTGTTGGAAGCCGTGGCCCGTCAGGTGCCGGGTGTCGTCGGAAGCTGGGAATCGGTCGCCACCGACTCTTTTACGTCGGGGCTTCTCAAGTATCCGCAATACACGAGGCCGGCGGAATTTCGCGGAAAAGCCGTTCCGGAAGTCTTGCGTTCGGGGAATCACCGTGAGATTGAGCGCTGGCGAAAAGCGATGGCGTTGAAACGGACCCTGGAACGAAGACCCGCGATTTTGGCCGGATCGATTTTGGAGACCATTCGGTCGCCGGAAAAAGGGAAAAATCCAGATTAGAGGTGAGGAGAGCGTTATGAATACGAGAGGGTTATTGGATGGATTACAACCGAAGAAAAAGGTTCCCGAGTTTCGAGTCGGCGACACGCTCAAAGTGCATGTCCGAATCACCGAAGGTGAAAAGGAACGTGTTCAAGTCTTCGAGGGTGTGGTGATCAAGAAGCATCGAAGCGGAGCCGGATCGAGTTTCACGGTCAGGAAGGTCTCGTACGGGGTCGGTGTGGAAAGAATTTTCCCGGTTCAAAGTTCGGCCATCGACAAGATCGAGGTCGTGCATCGGGGCGATGTGCGGCGAGCGCGACTGTTTTACCTTCGAAAAAAGCAGGGGAAAGACACCGTCATTGCCGATGCCACCCGGACCGACAAGGTAAAGGAATCGGAGAAGGCTCCGGCTCCGGAAGCCGCCGACACCTTGAAAACAGCTTCTGCTGAAGCCCAGGGCACACCTGTATTATAATCGTCGGACGGCGAGGAGGGTTCGCCGGCCATCGTGAAACTGATCGAGCTGATTCTTCAAGGAGTTCCCGGCACTCAAGGCGTTCTGCGGTATCCGTTCCAGCCCGGATTGAATCCCTGGAAGCAGAAGGGGGACCTTTTTCGTCTTGAGGCTTTGGTCGACGTCGTCGCGAGTCTTTTCTATCCGTCCCAAAACCAGAGCACGCCGTTGGGGCCCGGAAAGGCTCAGCGCGCCGGTATTACGTTTGAGGCGCGGGGAACGACCTACCGCCTTACCCGCGACTACGTCAGCAAAACCTTGAACCTCGCCCAGTTGGACCAGGGTACAAAAGATCACTTCACGGAAATCTCCAAAGATCCGCATTTTATTCTGGCCACGCTGGCCCGTGCGGCGCAAATCCCATCACAGCGCGTATTTCGTTCGCTCTTGGTCGCCAGGCATGGAGCGTCGTCGTCGGAGGAGCAGCAAAAGTGGCAATCGGCAGAACGTCACCTGGCCAAGGAACGGGCCTTCGAGGCGCCCGATCCGCAAGCTCGGTTGGCCGAATTGCGGGCCGAACAGGGCCAAATTCGCACGATTCACGAACGGGAAGCGAAGATCGACGAACTTCAGGCGCTCGTTTTTCAAATCGAAGATCAACTCCGTCGGTTTGAAGAACCCACTGCACACTTGAAAAAGATAATGGAGGAGTACGAAGCATACGCGGTCTTTGATGCGC from Bdellovibrionota bacterium includes:
- the rimM gene encoding ribosome maturation factor RimM (Essential for efficient processing of 16S rRNA), translated to MTSDVSKWVPVGKVGRAKGLHGELRVELFNPGSEILTRVDDVRIGTSPERTESYVLDHVSLQASRIVVRFEGVETRNDAERLTNQTIFVARSKFPALAAGEHYCVDLIGLPVVTPSGKVVGTLREIWPTASNDIYVVDAASGEILLPATKDVIVKVDMDHGRIVANPPETSNEV
- the rplS gene encoding 50S ribosomal protein L19, translated to MNTRGLLDGLQPKKKVPEFRVGDTLKVHVRITEGEKERVQVFEGVVIKKHRSGAGSSFTVRKVSYGVGVERIFPVQSSAIDKIEVVHRGDVRRARLFYLRKKQGKDTVIADATRTDKVKESEKAPAPEAADTLKTASAEAQGTPVL
- a CDS encoding KH domain-containing protein, whose product is MLKDLIVFITKNLVDHPDDVNVNEVAGEQTSVFELRVNQEDLGKIIGKQGRTARALRTVLSAAGVKENKRIVLEIMD
- the trmD gene encoding tRNA (guanosine(37)-N1)-methyltransferase TrmD, whose amino-acid sequence is MKFDVITIFPQIFESLRVSEIWKRAESAGRIEFGVHDLRAYAEDKHQTVDDVPFGGGPGMVLKIEPLVRAVETIAAVPGRKVLYASPQGRILTQFWVSELAQVPQLVVVAGRYEGVDERFVEGWVDETFSIGDYVVAGGELPAMVLLEAVARQVPGVVGSWESVATDSFTSGLLKYPQYTRPAEFRGKAVPEVLRSGNHREIERWRKAMALKRTLERRPAILAGSILETIRSPEKGKNPD
- the rpsP gene encoding 30S ribosomal protein S16 — its product is MAVTIRLTRTGKKKHPSYRIVVADERRKRDGRVIEAVGLYNPRKEGENLTLDRARLEYWVGKGARPSATVARLIKRTPAPAPVKA